A single genomic interval of Coccidioides posadasii str. Silveira chromosome 1, complete sequence harbors:
- a CDS encoding uncharacterized protein (EggNog:ENOG410PNIX~COG:S~BUSCO:10213at33183), producing MSSPAVSNAPQVDSKSSKKKRGKAEAAAAPSTPPVQEPTTSTEAPVNGASHEFPFLKELQKSLRNATKKLNATAKVDAIIAENPGVSLDDLVTSKKINADQKAQVLKKPVLQENIASIEEQLSQFKQYGAYYNDRLEKQKEELDKAHKEELDSIKQDVVAETLQAAEKDFRERLLTLSKFLRAAAAMRRSGDETSSDSRAFEGSLFQVYGGTPEAVDAMNKLIQGADEKVPGVEGELLEVPYSRVKQASLDYMPPTEATWTEEAQQPTESAPVAETIQTTDPTLANAGMTELQDQTLMAQAPTSNGVTSAPSQPAETVPAQTVVTNGAANPMAQAAWEPQASITTSQVGEEWVDVETPLKTAEAPPASTQEGPQLPSQFANSWAEDVPVRLPAPAEETQPGDGFERVVHHARQNSGRGRGFRNRGPRGDGHRGRGHFRGDRGEFRGRGRGRGDFRSGRGRGSYHNQGGEAAPAQ from the exons ATGTCTTCACCAGCAGTCTCCAACGCTCCACAGGTGGACTCTAAGAGCTCAAAGAAGAAGCGTGGCAAGGCTGAGGCCGCCGCTGCTCCATCCACCCCGCCAGTCCAGGAACCAACCACGTCCACCGAAGCTCCTGTCAACGGCGCCTCTCATGAGTTTCCCTTCTTGAAAGAACTTCAAAA GAGTTTGAGAAATGCGACCAAGAAGCTT AATGCAACAGCAAAGGTGGATGCCATTATTGCTGAAAACCCTGGAGTGTCCCTTGATGACCTTGTCACATCCAAGAAAATCAACGCCGATCAAAAGGCGCAAGTCCTGAAGAAGCCCGTCCTCCAAGAGAATATCGCGTCTATCGAAGAACAGCTCTCTCAATTCAAACAATATGGCGCTTACTACAACGATCGCCTTGAGAAGCAAAAGGAGGAACTCGACAAAGCTCATAAAGAGGAATTGGATTCCATCAAACAGGATGTTGTTGCCGAGACCTTGCAAGCTGCAGAGAAGGACTTTAGGGAGCGATTGCTGACCCTCAGTAAATTCTTGCGAGCTGCGGCAGCAATGAGACGCAGTGGAGATGAAACTTCAAGCGACAGTCGTGCTTTTGAAGGATCACTGTTCCAGGTCTATGGTGGAACCCCCGAAGCTGTGGACGCAATGAACAAATTGATCCAGGGTGCAGATGAGAAGGTCCCCGGTGTTGAAGGCGAGCTTCTTGAGGTTCCAT ACTCGAGAGTCAAACAGGCTTCACTGGATTACATGCCTCCTACTGAGGCTACGTGGACCGAAGAGGCTCAGCAGCCTACCGAATCCGCGCCCGTTGCTGAAACTATCCAAACAACTGACCCAACCCTTGCGAACGCCGGCATGACTGAGCTACAAGATCAGACTTTGATGGCGCAAGCTCCGACTTCAAACGGCGTGACATCTGCTCCCTCTCAACCAGCAGAGACTGTTCCTGCTCAGACTGTTGTGACTAATGGAGCTGCCAACCCCATGGCGCAGGCTGCATGGGAACCCCAGGCGTCAATCACCACCTCCCAAGTTGGCGAGGAGTGGGTGGATGTTGAGACTCCACTAAAGACGGCCGAAGCTCCTCCAGCTTCGACACAAGAAGGTCCGCAACTACCCTCTCAATTTGCGAATAGTTGGGCTGAAGACGTTCCAGTGAGACTACCTGCTCCGGCCGAAGAAACTCAACCTGGCGACGGCTTCGAACGCGTTGTTCATCACGCTAGACAGAACAGTGGACGTGGTCGAGGATTCCGTAACCGTGGTCCAAGAGGTGATGGCCATCGTGGCCGAGGACATTTTCGTGGAGACCGCGGTGAGTTCCGTGGCCGCGGTCGTGGCCGAGGAGATTTCAGAAGTGGGCGGGGACGTGGTTCATACCATAACCAAGGAGGCGAAGCTGCGCCGGCACAGTAA
- the VTC2 gene encoding Phosphate metabolism transcription protein (EggNog:ENOG410PFJD~COG:O,P,U~TransMembrane:3 (i667-685o691-711i732-752o)~BUSCO:1783at33183) — MRFGKTLKSSIYAPWKDHYIDYHKLKRLLREHEPKSDGADTQWTEDDEENFVQELVNIQLDKVNAFQVQTYKQLRDRTSECEATLEPLTLDADVSHIEEQQRETIAREALEKLDGIIKELSELEKFSRINFTGFLKAAKKHDRRRGARYRVRPLLQVRLSQLPFNSEDYSPLLYRLSAMYSYVRQILDFSPGHVRDMPTVDAHLGHDVYTSHKFWVHVDNIMEVKTYILRRLPVLLYNPNTSKELDLGQGDPTITSLYFDNPRFDLYTKKIQRSTGAGSLRLRWTGKLQDKPEMFLEKKVMGESGSSREVRISLKQKHIQSFLEGNYKMEKIINRMQRQENVNQDRINALKSDIEEIQSFIQQNQLQPMVRANYTRTAFQIPGDDRVRISLDTDLALIREDSLNLEHPCRNPDDWHRHDIDDNGLEFPFSNIKEGEISRFPHALLEIKVRGDNQRRASREWIADLMSSHLLKEAPRFSKFVHGIAQLFEDQVNSFPFWLSDLDTDIRRDPEIAFQEEQEKIARRAEDQMAVGSFLGSKTPVAQPVVGSPIGRVISEESSEHARPRSLQRIEPQPIPDAVAMQEEEEEEEGESVEQQRQPQSEQLPAQPSSRAYGLRSKLSRYARAHRQRTAPLPPGVYAPGTWIKDSGPVRVEAKVWLANQRTFIKWQHISILLAALSLGLYNAAGPSNSIARILAVVYTCFAIFACGWGWGMYIWRSKLIRQRSGRDFDNIAGPLIVCLGLAVALVLNFWFKYATVWNVKHPLPQAGASVVATNASIAANPAEEAVLQFVKQVGSS, encoded by the exons atgCGTTTCGGAAAGACCCTGAAGTCCTCCATATATGCCCCATGGAAGGATCATTATATCGACTACCATAAGCTGAAGCGGTTGCTTCGAGAGCACGAACCGAAGTCGGACGGGGCTGACACCCAGTGGACGGAAGACGACGAGGAGAATTTCGTTCAAGAACTGGTGAATATCCAGCTCGATAAAGTAAACGCATTCCAGGTCCAGACATATAAGCAGCTTCGCGATCGAACGTCAGAATGTGAGGCCACATTGGAACCGCTGACTCTCGACGCCGACGTGAGCCACATCGAGGAGCAGCAGAGGGAAACTATCGCACGAGAGGCCTTGGAGAAGCTGGATGGGATCATCAAGGAGCTAAGCGAGCTGGAAAAGTTCAGCCGCATAAACTTCACGGGCTTTTTGAAGGCGGCGAAGAAACATGATCGGAGAAGAGGCGCCCGGTACAGAGTCCGGCCGTTGCTTCAAGTGCGGCTGTCCCAGCTGCCCTTCAATTCAGAAGATTATTCTCCCCTTCTGTACCGCCTCTCCGCGATGTATTCATACGTTCGCCAGATCCTCGATTTCAGTCCTGGCCACGTTAGAGATATGCCCACCGTTGACGCTCACCTCGGCCATGATGTCTATACCTCTCACAAATTCTGGGTCCATGTCGACAATATCATGGAAGTGAAGACCTATATACTTCGTCGCTTGCCTGTCTTACTTTATAACCCGAATACCTCGAAGGAGTTGGACTTGGGACAGGGCGACCCAACCATCACTTCACTCTATTTCGATAATCCTAGATTTGACCTATATACCAAAAAAATTCAGAGGTCAACTGGTGCTGGCTCCTTGCGACTTCGATGGACTGGCAAGTTGCAAGACAAACCGGAAATGTTTCTCGAAAAGAAGGTCATGGGTGAAAGTGGAAGCAGCCGCGAGGTCAGGATCAGCCTTAAGCAAAAGCACATCCAGTCATTCCTAGAAGGGAATTATAAAATGGAGAAAATCATCAACAGAATGCAGCGGCAGGAGAACGTGAACCAGGACCGCATAAACGCCTTGAAGAGTGATATTGAAGAAATCCagagcttcatccagcaGAATCAGCTCCAGCCAATGGTGCGAGCAAACTACACTCGAACGGCATTTCAGATCCCGGGCGATGACCGTGTTAGGATATCCCTGGATACAGATTTGGCTTTAATACGGGAAGATTCGTTGAATCTTGAACATCCCTGTCGTAACCCGGACGACTGGCATCGTCACGACATCGATGACAATGGTTTGGAGTTCCCTTTTTCCAACATTAAGGAAGGGGAGATCTCTCGCTTCCCGCACGCCCTTTTAGAAATCAAAGTGAGAGGCGACAACCAGCGCAGAGCCAGCAGGGAGTGGATCGCAGACTTGATGTCTTCTCACCTGCTGAAAGAGGCGCCACGCTTCTCCAAATTTGTACATGGGATAGCTCAGCTCTTCGAAGACCAAGTGAACAGCTTCCCTTTCTGGCTTAGCGACCTGGATACCGATATTCGTCGTGACCCCGAGATAGCTTTCCAAGAAGAACAGGAAAAGATCGCTAGGCGTGCCGAAGACCAGATGGCCGTAGGTAGCTTCTTGGGAAGCAAGACGCCGGTCGCTCAGCCCGTGGTGGGATCTCCAATCGGTAGGGTTATCTCCGAAGAATCATCTGAGCATGCAAGACCTCGGTCTCTCCAAAGGATAGAGCCACAGCCCATTCCAGATGCAGTTGCTATgcaggaagaagaagaagaggaagaaggggAATCAGTGGAGCAACAACGACAGCCCCAGTCAGAGCAGTTACCAGCTCAACCCAGTTCAAGGGCCTATGGTCTCCGCTCAAAACTATCCCGGTACGCCCGCGCCCACCGACAACGCACAGCACCCCTCCCTCCGGGCGTTTACGCACCGGGGACGTGGATCAAGGATTCCGGTCCCGTCCGAGTTGAAGCTAAAGTCTGGCTCGCCAATCAACGGACATTTATAAAGTGGCAGCACATTTCCATTCTCCTCGCGGCATTATCTCTCGGGCTCTATAACGCTGCCGGCCCATCGAACTCTATTGCACGGATATTAGCCGTCGTATACACCTGTTTTGCGATTTTCGCCTGCGGATGGGGTTGGGGTATGTATATCTGGAGATCGAAGCTGATTCGACAGAGAAGCGGGCGAGATTTCGACAACATTGCGGGGCCGTTGATAGTTTGCCTTGGGCTAGCGGTAGCACTAGTGTTGAATTTCTGGTTTAAG TATGCAACAGTATGGAATGTAAAACATCCTCTCCCACAAGCTGGTGCCTCTGTGGTTGCCACGAATGCTTCGATCGCTGCGAATCCAGCAGAGGAAGCGGTTTTGCAGTTTGTTAAGCAGGTTGGAAGCTCTTGA
- a CDS encoding uncharacterized protein (EggNog:ENOG410PS30): MVVAPKLYPRATVKRIVKAHTRKNLSKNADILIFLDYMLFMKELMREASITSKKSGEATISAKSIRRVTEGTLRKFKG; this comes from the exons ATGGTCGTTGCACCAAAGCTATATCCGCGGGCGACAGTCAAGCGCATTGTCAAGGCCCATACGCGGAAGAACCTCAGCAAGAACGCAGACATTCTC ATATTTTTGGACTACATGCTCTTCATGAAAGA GTTAATGCGAGAGGCCTCAATCACGTCAAAGAAAAGCGGGGAGGCCACCATATCTGCGAAAAGCATCCGAAGAGTCACCGAG GGAACTTTACGGAAGTTTAAGGGATAA
- a CDS encoding uncharacterized protein (EggNog:ENOG410PK1M~COG:G~TransMembrane:11 (n17-24c29/30o83-105i117-135o141-162i174-195o207-229i279-301o321-341i348-367o373-394i414-432o438-457i)~BUSCO:8754at33183), which yields MAAMKVAAPQRKRILKVLFTSLLLDLLTAAKISFTFILPLFPSLLTFYLQRDPSPTSLLNRILHYLNAYKNAFAKPIDSRYDVVLLGGALGSLFSFLQAIAAPFIGHISDKKGRRTALLWSMMGNIASVVLWVAATDFRTFLGSRIVGGLSEGNVQIANAIATDISDENQRGGTMALVGACFSIAFTFGPAIGAALANVTAVTDNPFAVAAGCSLLLILVETVYIYFCLPETHPRYSKLVDKKPSPEESLQKQPVDKAHSDKRETTPSCPRKYTNNPSLLNITHFLFLLPFSGLEFSLPFLTATLYSQISPAHSAANPSALNGRLLSVMGLLSSLLQGSIVRRLPPLLTVRIGVLTCTLSFFFLARISSLSGLYAAGCLLAVTSATVVTGLNSLGSLEAGEGDRGVFLGRLRSWGQAGRATGPMLFCTLFWWGGREVAYNVGAVAMLGVCAVVFGALKSPVSGNKIGKR from the exons ATGGCGGCAATGAAGGTGGCCGCACCCCAGAGAAAACGAATCTTGAAAGTCCTATTTACCTCTCTCCTCTTGGATCTG CTGACCGCTGCGAAGATCTCTTTTACCTTCATCTTGCCTCTCTTCCCGTCCCTCCTCACTTTCTACCTGCAGCGAGATCCTTCGCCAACTTCCCTCCTAAACCGCATACTCCACTACCTCAACGCCTATAAGAATGCCTTTGCAAAGCCCATCGACTCCAGATATGACGTTGTTCTCCTTGGAGGAGCCCTCGGTTCTCTCTTCTCATTCCTCCAAGCGATCGCAGCCCCGTTCATTGGGCACATCTCCGATAAAAAGGGGCGCCGCACCGCTTTGCTCTGGTCGATGATGGGAAATATAGCGAGTGTTGTTCTGTGGGTTGCAGCAACGGACTTTCGAACGTTTCTCGGCAGCCGCATCGTGGGCGGACTGAGCGAAGGGAATGTACAGATTGCGAATGCGATTGCGACCGATATAAGTGATGAAAACCAGAGGGGGGGAACGATGGCACTTGTTGGTGCTTGCTTCAGCATCGCGTTTACGTTTGGGCCTGCAATTGGAGCAGCACTGGCGAATGTCACAGCCGTCACGGACAATCCGTTCGCTGTTGCCGCGGGATGCTCGCTCCTATTGATATTGGTAGAGACTGTTTACATCTACTTCTGCTTACCGGAAACGCATCCACGATATTCCAAGTTGGTCGACAAGAAGCCTTCTCCTGAGGAGTCTCTGCAGAAGCAACCCGTCGATAAAGCACATAGCGATAAAAGGGAAACGACACCGTCCTGCCCTCGAAAATACACCAACAACCCCTCCCTCCTCAATATAACGcatttcctcttcctcctccctTTCTCGGGCCTCGAAttctctctccctttccTCACAGCCACACTCTACTCCCAAATATCTCCCGCACACTCAGCAGCCAACCCTTCCGCCCTCAACGGCCGTCTTCTCTCCGTCATGGGcctcctctcctccctccTCCAGGGGTCCATAGTCCGCCGTCTCCCACCCCTGCTCACCGTGCGCATCGGGGTCCTGACATGCACTCTATCATTTTTCTTCCTAGCGCGCATCTCTTCGCTCTCCGGGCTATACGCCGCAGGCTGTTTACTCGCCGTGACCAGCGCCACGGTGGTCACCGGGCTCAACAGCCTGGGAAGTCTTGAGGCCGGGGAGGGTGACCGAGGCGTGTTCCTGGGCCGGCTGAGAAGCTGGGGACAGGCGGGGAGGGCCACGGGGCCAATGCTTTTCTGTACTTTGTTTTGGTGGGGTGGAAGGGAGGTCGCCTATAATGTCGGTGCTGTCGCCATGTTGGGTGTTTGTGCGGTTGTTTTTGGCGCTTTGAAATCCCCGGTGAGTGGGAACAAGATTGGGAAGAGGtga